The Planctomycetaceae bacterium genome includes the window CGATGGGGATCGTGTCGGTGACGACGATCTCGTCGAAGGGGGCGTCTTTGAGGCGTTTGGCGGCAGGACCGCACAGCACGCCGTGCGTGGCGCCGACGTAGATTTTCCTGGCCCCGCTGTCGCGGCAGAGCTGGGCGGCGCTGCAGATGGTCCCGGCGGTGGAGATCATGTCGTCCATCATCAGGACGTTGCGGTCTTTGACGTCGCCGATGATGCGGCTGACGACGACCTCGCTGCCGCTGGTGCGGCGCTTGTCGATGATGGCCAGGTCGCCGCCGAGGCGGTTGGCGTACACGCGGGCGCGCTTGGCGTTGCCCGGGTCGGGGCTGACCAGCACCAGGTCCTCAAGCTTGCGGCTGGCCCAGTAGCGGCTCAGCACCGGCTCGGCGGCCAGGTTGTCGACCGGGATGTCGAAAAAGCCCTGGATCTGCCCGGCGTGCAGGTCCATCGTCAGCACGCGGTCGGCCCCGGCCGTGGCGATCAGATTCGCCACCAGCTTGGCGGTGATGGGCGTGCGCCCTTCGTCTTTGCGGTCCTGGCGGGCGTAGCCGTAATAGGGCATGACGGCAGTGATGCGTTCAGCCGAGGCGCGCCGGGCCGAGTCGATGAAGATCAGCAACTCCATCAGCGTCTCATTGACCGGCGAACAGGTCGGCTGGATGATGAAGATGTCGCGCCCTCGCACGTCCTCTTCCAGCTTGATCATCAGTTCGCCGTCGGGAAAGACGGAGGAGTTGACCTTTCCCAACGGGATGTTGAGATAGTCGCTGATGGCGCGGGCGAGGTCGGGGTTGCCTCGTCCGCTGAAAAGCATGAGATTAGCTGGTGCAGTCATTGATGTCTCTAATGAAACTACCCGGCCAGGACTCGAACCTGGAAAAACAGGACCAAAACCTGTTGTGTTGCCAATTACACCACCGGGTAAAAGGTTCCAGTCGCTCGTCCGGCCCAGGCGCTGCCTGGCAAAAAACCCAATCGCGGCGGGGGGTCGTCCCGAGGCCTGCGCGGACGGCCGCGAGGGGCCCGCACACTCTCCGCAATACCGCCGCGAAGACGCCCGTGAGGACGATCAGGTAAATCGCCTTGAATCAGGTCCAGAGATTCTACGTTTGAAACAATCCCCTGTCAACGGACTTTGCCGCGAAAATGTTTCCCCGTGAGGAAGAAGAAGCCCTGCCACAGCCCGGAGACCAAATTAGCCGCTGAGGTCGCAGAGGGAAGAAGTCGTTTCATCTCTTTACATCCTCAGCGTCCTCAGCGACCTCTGCGGCCTAATCTATCGGCGGCAGTAATCGCATTCTGCAATAAATTGCGGGCCACGCCCGCGCCGGGCTTGCCACGTAGAACTTACTCCTGGGCGGCCGAGGGGACGCTTGCGACGACCTTGGCGATCAGGTCGTCGGTGTCGATGCCGTCGGCCTGGCCTTCGAACGACAGGATGATCCGGTGTCGCAGCGCCGCGACGGCGACGGATTTAATATCGTCCAGGGCGACGTTGGCCCGCCCGTCGCGCAGCGCCAGCACCTTCGAGGCCATCACGATGCTCTGGGCGCCGCGCGGGCTGGCGCCATAGCGGATGTATTTCTTCGTGTCCGGCGAGGCCGCGTCGTTTCGCGGATCCGTCGCCAGCACCAGGCGGGCGACATAGCCATTCACGTGCGTCGCCACCGGCACCTGGCGCACCAACTGCTGCATCGCGATGATGCCGGCGGCGTCGGCGGCGCGCGGGGCCGGCGCCGTCTCTTCGCCGGTCGTGCGGGCGATGATCGCCGCCAGCTCCTTGGCGCTGGGCGACTCGACGCGGATCTTGAGCATGAAGCGATCGAGCTGCGCCTCGGGCAGCGGATACGTGCCTTCCATCTCGAGGGGGTTCTGCGTGGCCATCACCAGGAATGGCCGCGGCAGGGCGTGCGTCGTGCGCGAGATCGAGACGGTCTTTTCCTGCATCGCCTCGAGCACGGCAGACTGCGTCTTGGGCGTGGCGCGGTTGATCTCGTCGGCCAGCACGAGGTTGGCGAAGATCGGTCCGGGGTGGAACTGGAAGGCCTTGCCGCCGCCTGGGGCCTCGACCACCACATTGGTGCCGGTGATGTCGGCGGGCATCAGGTCGGGCGTGAACTGGATGCGGCTGAAGCTCATCTCCAGCGCCTGCCCCAGCGTGCGCACCAGCAGCGTCTTACCCAGGCCCGGCACGCCCTCCAGCAGCGCGTGCCCGCCGCAGAGCAGGCACGTCAGCACGTCATGCACGACCTGCTGGTGGCCGACGATCACCGTGGCGATCGACTCGGCGATGCGGTTGTAGTCGGCCCCGAAGGCCTCGACCTGCGCGGCAAAGTCGCCGGAATTGCTTTCCTGAGCCATGGGCTCCATTCTACGCCCATCGATCAAGTTCGGTCAAGGAACCGCCGGGCGTTGGCGGTGGTCTGACGCGCGATGGCGTCGTAGCTCACGCCGCGCACCGCCGCCAGGCACCGTGCCACGTGAGCGACGTTGGCCGGTTCGTTAGTCTTCATCTTGCGCACCGGCTCGGGGGAAAGGTACGGGGCGTCGGTCTCGATCAGCAGGCGGTCGTCCGGCACGATGGCGGCTGTCTGGCGCAGGGCCTGGGACTTGGCGAACGTGACGATGCCCGAGAAGCTGATCATCGCCCCCAGGTCCAGCGCCCGGCGGGCGGCGGCGGGATCTTCGGTGAATGAATGAAAGACGATGTGGCCGCCCTCGAGCCCGGACTCGCCCACGATGGCCAGGGTGTCGTCGAACGCTTCTCGCGTGTGAATGATTGCGCCGGCGCCGAGTTGCCGCGCCGCGTCAAGCTGCTCGGCGAAGACTCGACGCTGGATCTCGCGCGGCGAGAAGTCGTAATGGTAGTCCAGCCCGATCTCGCCCACGGCGGCGAACCTCGGCTCGGCCGCCATCGCCCGCAGGGTGTCAAGATATCCCGGCGCGGCGGACTTGGCCGCGTGCGGGTGAATGCCGGCTATGAAAGACAGGTCGCGATGGCTACGGGCGAGGTCTCGTGCGGCGGCGGCCTCGGCCAGGTCGCCGGCGGCGACGATCACGGCGACCACGCCGGCTGAGCGTGCGGCGGCCAGCACGTCGTCGATGCGCTCAGCCAATCGCTCGTGGCAGAGGTGGCAGTGGGTGTCGATGAGTGGGGGCAGGTCGCTCATGTCCGTCAGAACGCTCCGGTCATGTGGTTGATCCGCGGCGGGTCCTGGTCGAGCAGCACCGTGACGATGTCGTAGCGGATGTCCAGGTCCTGCGCAGCGTGGCGGGCGAGATAATGGGCGGCGGCGCTGCGGATGCGTTTCTTCTTGCGCCAGTGAACGGCCGCTTCGGGCTGGGAGTGCTCGGCGCTGGTGCGGGTTTTGACTTCGACGAAGGCCAGCACGTCGGCGGCGTTGTCTCGGCTGTCCAGGGCGATCAGGTCGATTTCGCCGGAGGCGCAGCGATAATTTTCGGCGAGGATTTTGAGGCCTTGCTTTTTGAGAAAGGAACGGGCGAGAGCTTCGCCGCGTGAACCCACGT containing:
- a CDS encoding ribose-phosphate pyrophosphokinase encodes the protein MTAPANLMLFSGRGNPDLARAISDYLNIPLGKVNSSVFPDGELMIKLEEDVRGRDIFIIQPTCSPVNETLMELLIFIDSARRASAERITAVMPYYGYARQDRKDEGRTPITAKLVANLIATAGADRVLTMDLHAGQIQGFFDIPVDNLAAEPVLSRYWASRKLEDLVLVSPDPGNAKRARVYANRLGGDLAIIDKRRTSGSEVVVSRIIGDVKDRNVLMMDDMISTAGTICSAAQLCRDSGARKIYVGATHGVLCGPAAKRLKDAPFDEIVVTDTIPIGPDKRAAIGKLTVLSVAELMGEAIYRIHNDQSVSSLFLTHNEHSD
- a CDS encoding YraN family protein; protein product: MWPFRTGKRRDDADVGSRGEALARSFLKKQGLKILAENYRCASGEIDLIALDSRDNAADVLAFVEVKTRTSAEHSQPEAAVHWRKKKRIRSAAAHYLARHAAQDLDIRYDIVTVLLDQDPPRINHMTGAF
- a CDS encoding TatD family hydrolase, which encodes MSDLPPLIDTHCHLCHERLAERIDDVLAAARSAGVVAVIVAAGDLAEAAAARDLARSHRDLSFIAGIHPHAAKSAAPGYLDTLRAMAAEPRFAAVGEIGLDYHYDFSPREIQRRVFAEQLDAARQLGAGAIIHTREAFDDTLAIVGESGLEGGHIVFHSFTEDPAAARRALDLGAMISFSGIVTFAKSQALRQTAAIVPDDRLLIETDAPYLSPEPVRKMKTNEPANVAHVARCLAAVRGVSYDAIARQTTANARRFLDRT
- a CDS encoding MoxR family ATPase, with protein sequence MAQESNSGDFAAQVEAFGADYNRIAESIATVIVGHQQVVHDVLTCLLCGGHALLEGVPGLGKTLLVRTLGQALEMSFSRIQFTPDLMPADITGTNVVVEAPGGGKAFQFHPGPIFANLVLADEINRATPKTQSAVLEAMQEKTVSISRTTHALPRPFLVMATQNPLEMEGTYPLPEAQLDRFMLKIRVESPSAKELAAIIARTTGEETAPAPRAADAAGIIAMQQLVRQVPVATHVNGYVARLVLATDPRNDAASPDTKKYIRYGASPRGAQSIVMASKVLALRDGRANVALDDIKSVAVAALRHRIILSFEGQADGIDTDDLIAKVVASVPSAAQE